The following are encoded in a window of Kogia breviceps isolate mKogBre1 chromosome 12, mKogBre1 haplotype 1, whole genome shotgun sequence genomic DNA:
- the NUP50 gene encoding nuclear pore complex protein Nup50 has protein sequence MAKRIAEKELTDRNWDQEEEAEEVGTFSVASEEVLKNRAIKKAKRRNVGFESDSGGAFKDFKGLVVPSGGGGFSGFGNGAGGKPLEGLSNGNSVTSGPPFSSARTATETKATFGSVAVNGPTSLVDKKISNPKTNGDSQQPASSGLTSSAACPRNAYHKQLAALNCSVRDWIVKHVDTNPLCDLTPIFKDYERYLASIEQQHGSGGSSNSEGEAKKISAEAQPPSLFGSPELQQESTFLFHGNKTEDTSERKVEAVSEKNKDPSLGATSASFNFGKKIDSSVLGSLNSGPLTGFSFSSGNSSLFGKDITQSKPVSSPFPTETLESQAEGGGSDRKGGGEEENDEPPKVVVTEVKEDDAFYSKKCKLFYKKDNEFKEKGVGTLHLKPTANQKTQLLVRADTNLGNILLNVLVPPSMPCARTGKNNVLVVCVPNPPIGEKNAATPVPMLIRVKTSEDADELHRILQEKKDA, from the exons ATGGCCAAAAGAATTGCCGAGAAGGAATTGACGGATAGGAATTGGGATCAAGAAGAAGAAGCAGAAGAg GTGGGAACATTCTCGGTGGCCAGTGAAGAAGTCTTGAAGAATAGAGCCATAAAGAAAGCAAAGCGTAGAAATGTTGGATTTGAA TCTGATAGTGGAGGGGCCTTTAAAGATTTCAAAGGTTTGGTTGTACCTTCTGGAGGAGGAGGATTTTCTGGATTTGGTAATGGCGCTGGAGGGAAGCCTTTGGAAGGACTGTCAAACGGAAACAGTGTAACGAGTGGCCCTCCCTTCTCCAGTGCAAGGACAGCAACCGAGACCAAGGCCACCTTTG GGTCTGTTGCTGTAAATGGCCCCACCTCCTTGGTCGATAAAAAGATTTCAAATCCCAAAACTAATGGCGACAGTCAGCAGCCTGCCTCCTCTGGCCTCACCTCCAGTGCCGCCTGCCCCAGGAATGCCTATCATAAGCAGCTGGCGGCCTTAAACTGCTCTGTTCGGGATTGGATTGTGAAGCACGTGGATACGAACCCGCTCTGCGATCTGACACCTATCTTTAAAGACTATGAGAGATACTTAGCAAGCATCGAACAGCAACATGGGAGCGGCGGCAGCAGTAACTCTGAAGGTGAAGCCAAGAAAATCTCAGCTGAAGCACAGCCGCCTTCCCTGTTTGGGTCACCAGAATTACAGCAAGAATCAACATTTTTGTTTCATGGCAACAAAACTGAGGATACGTCTGAAAGGAAGGTGGAGGCTGTGTCTGAAAAGAACAAGGACCCGTCACTAGGAGCGACAAGTGCCTCATTTAATTTCGGCAAGAAAATTGATAGTTCTGTTTTGGGCTCCTTAAACTCTGGCCCCTTGActggattttcattttcttctggaaaCTCCAGTTTATTTGGCAAAGATATCACCCAGAGTAAACCAGTTTCTTCACCATTTCCCACTGAAACGTTGGAGAGCCAAGCAGAAGGCGGCGGCAGCGACCGCAAAG GTGGAGGCGAAGAAGAGAATGACGAGCCACCCAAAGTGGTCGTTACTGAGGTGAAGGAAGACGATGCCTTTTACTCCAAAAA gtGTAAACTATTTTACAAGAAAGACAATGAATTTAAAGAGAAGGGTGTAGGCACTCTGCATTTAAAACCTACAGCTAATCAGAAGACACAGCTTTTAGTGCGGGCAGACACCAATTTAG GCAACATACTGCTCAATGTGCTGGTCCCACCCAGTATGCCGTGCGCTCGCACAGGGAAAAACAACGTGCTCGTCGTCTGCGTCCCAAACCCACCCATTGGGGAGAAGAACGCCGCCACCCCGGTTCCCATGCTAATTCGGGTAAAAACAAGCGAGGATGCAGATGAGCTGCACCGAATTTTACAGGAGAAAAAGGATGCTTGA